One region of Primulina tabacum isolate GXHZ01 chromosome 1, ASM2559414v2, whole genome shotgun sequence genomic DNA includes:
- the LOC142553177 gene encoding uncharacterized protein LOC142553177: protein MEQFRQIGEAVGSLNALMVFKNNIFNQRQCCLLVDMFNSGYNTIAEEMKQNLRFEEKSTKWKIIENPLRDLLRTFKEGEFYIRQCLEPKDWWAKAIYLYQNADCVEFHIHNLLSCIPVVIEAIEMAGEISGWDQDEIQKRKAVYSLKYQKDWKDPRIFEWKFGNKYLVSQDFSTHLDSVWNEDRWLLLKMIQEKKRSGSLTSKRDNRLADLLLTNLTASETTEDKLLPSSTLVNSKDYQVRRRLGSGSQYKEIQWLGESFALRHFFGDIEPLIPDISKELSLSHPNIMHVICSFADEEKKECFLVMELMNRDLSSYIKEICGARKRIPFSLPVAVDLMLQIARGMEYLHSKKIYHGELNLASILVKARNGNSDGYLHAKVSGFGLSASISLNQKKTSTNQNAQPPVIWYAPEVLSEQGYFGDGGNFKYTEKCDVYSFGMICFEIVTGKVPFEDAHLQGDKMSRNIRAGERPLFPFHSPKYITNLTKKCWHADPSQRPSFSSLCRILRYIKRFLAMNPELSQTDLPMPPVDFVDIEAGIVKSFPYMGYSNFQSVSQIPFQMFVYRVTERERTCATHRDNSESGSEETSAYGDENITVEDPFASPTERRSLPSPEIMIRKLSLSKKSLEVKTNKQPGTPRGRSVRPPPITPRGRSISLRLNSESQLMTMSPRTRRTSGHVSDSELS, encoded by the exons ATGGAGCAATTCAGGCAGATTGGAGAGGCCGTAGGAAGTTTAAATGCTCTGATGGTATTCAAAAACAACATATTTAACCAGAGGCAATGCTGTTTATTGGTTGATATGTTCAATTCAGGATATAACACAATTGCAGAGGAAATGAAACAAAACCTGAGATTCGAAGAGAAGAGCACAAAATGGAAAATCATTGAAAATCCATTAAGGGATCTGCTTAGAACATTCAAAGAAGGAGAATTTTACATCAGGCAGTGCTTGGAACCGAAGGACTGGTGGGCTAAAGCCATTTATCTTTATCAGAATGCCGACTGTGTTGAGTTTCATATACACAACTTGCTCAGTTGCATTCCGGTGGTCATTGAAGCAATCGAAATGGCTGGGGAGATATCGGGTTGGGATCAAGATGAGATACAGAAGAGAAAGGCTGTTTATTCTCTCAAGTATCAGAAAGATTGGAAAGACCCCAGAATTTTTGAGTGGAAATTTGGAAATAAGTACTTGGTTTCTCAAGATTTTAGTACTCATTTGGATTCGGTTTGGAACGAAGATAGATGGTTACTGCTAAAGATGATTCAAGAAAAGAAAAGATCAGGTTCTTTAACTTCGAAGAGGGATAACCGTCTAGCAGATCTTCTTTTGACAAACTTGACTGCTTCAGAAACGACAGAGGATAAACTGTTACCTTCCTCTACTTTAGTGAACTCCAAAGATTACCAGGTACGGAGGCGGTTGGGGAGTGGAAGCCAATATAAAGAGATTCAATGGCTCGGTGAAAGCTTTGCTTTAAGGCACTTCTTTGGGGATATCGAACCGTTAATTCCTGATATTTCAAAGGAATTAAGCCTTTCTCATCCGAACATAATGCATGTTATCTGCAGCTTCGCAGATGAGGAAAAGAAAGAGTGTTTCTTGGTTATGGAACTCATGAATAGAGACCTTTCAAGTTATATCAAGGAAATATGCGGGGCAAGAAAACGGATACCTTTCTCTCTTCCGGTTGCAGTTGATCTAATGCTGCAAATAGCGAGAGGCATGGAATATCTCCACTCAAAGAAAATCTACCATGGAGAGTTGAACCTTGCCAGCATACTTGTAAAAGCAAGAAATGGCAACTCGGATGGATACTTACATGCCAAAGTATCGGGTTTTGGCCTATCGGCTTCTATTAGTCTCAACCAGAAGAAGACCTCCACAAATCAGAATGCACAACCTCCAGTCATCTGGTACGCTCCAGAAGTACTATCTGAGCAGGGATATTTTGGAGATGGAGGAAACTTTAAGTATACAGAGAAGTGTGATGTTTACAGTTTTGGGATGATATGTTTTGAGATTGTAACTGGTAAAGTCCCTTTCGAAGATGCCCATCTTCAAGGAGATAAAATGAGCCGCAACATAAGGGCAGGAGAGAGGCCATTATTCCCGTTTCATTCGCCTAAATACATCACAAACTTAACAAAGAAGTGCTGGCACGCGGATCCGAGTCAACGGCCTAGTTTCTCATCTCTCTGTCGAATTCTTCGCTATATCAAGCGTTTCTTGGCAATGAATCCTGAACTCAGCCAAACAGACCTGCCAATGCCCCCAGTGGACTTTGTCGACATCGAGGCAGGGATTGTAAAAAGCTTTCCTTATATGgggtattcaaattttcagtCTGTATCCCAAATCCCATTCCAAATGTTTGTATACAGAGTCACGGAGCGGGAGAGAACCTGTGCAACTCACAGAGATAACTCTGAATCAGGCAGTGAAGAAACTTCAGCATATGGAGATGAGAACATAACAGTGGAGGACCCCTTCGCTTCGCCAACAGAAAGAAGATCCTTGCCTTCTCCTGAAATTATGATCAGGAAGCTTTCATTATCAAAGAAATCATTAGAAGTCAAGACCAACAAACAACCAG GGACGCCTAGGGGAAGGTCGGTGAGACCTCCACCAATAACACCAAGGGGACGTAGTATCAGTTTGCGTTTGAATTCCGAAAGTCAGTTGATGACCATGAGTCCTAGAACAAGGAGGACATCCGGTCACGTATCAGATTCCGAACTGTCTTGA